One Desulfobulbus oligotrophicus DNA segment encodes these proteins:
- the aroB gene encoding 3-dehydroquinate synthase, with translation MVKQTIEVGLGERSYPIAIGPGVLSQIGGLLKTAGIAGRYGIISDDRVAALYGNTVLAALVENGVRADLFTFPHGEASKCLQTVEELAGRLAASGFDRTSGLIALGGGVVGDITGFLASIYMRGIPFVQIPTSLLAQVDSSVGGKTGVDLTQGKNLIGTFYQPRAVYIDTEVLQTLPEEEFLGGMAEVIKYGASIDADFFHWLREQRDAIVALDPAVIVPMIRRCCEMKAAVVEQDEQESGLRRILNFGHTIGHAVEAVSGYALNHGFAVAIGMRAVAELAVRSGRASSATAEQIEALLHLYGLPVAIPAQYDRAALRQFMRADKKASNGRLVFVLPVALGKVDITDRIDEAALDAVLA, from the coding sequence ATGGTGAAGCAGACGATAGAGGTTGGACTTGGTGAGCGGAGTTATCCGATCGCCATTGGTCCCGGAGTTTTGAGTCAAATCGGCGGTCTGCTGAAAACAGCGGGCATTGCCGGACGATACGGAATAATCAGTGACGATCGGGTGGCTGCACTCTATGGCAACACTGTGCTGGCGGCCCTTGTAGAAAACGGTGTGCGCGCTGATCTTTTTACCTTTCCTCACGGAGAGGCGAGCAAGTGTTTACAGACAGTGGAGGAGTTGGCCGGCAGACTTGCAGCCTCTGGTTTTGATCGTACCTCCGGACTTATTGCCCTTGGTGGTGGTGTTGTCGGCGATATCACCGGATTTCTGGCATCCATTTACATGCGCGGCATTCCCTTTGTACAGATTCCAACCAGCCTGCTCGCCCAGGTCGACAGTTCGGTGGGCGGAAAAACCGGTGTTGATCTTACTCAGGGAAAGAACCTGATCGGCACCTTTTACCAGCCGCGTGCGGTCTATATTGACACCGAGGTCTTGCAGACCCTGCCGGAAGAGGAGTTTCTGGGGGGGATGGCCGAGGTCATTAAGTACGGGGCCTCAATCGATGCTGATTTTTTCCATTGGCTGCGTGAACAGCGTGATGCGATTGTGGCGCTTGATCCTGCGGTGATTGTCCCGATGATCCGGCGTTGCTGTGAAATGAAGGCGGCAGTGGTGGAACAGGATGAACAGGAGAGCGGTCTGCGCCGGATCCTGAATTTCGGGCATACCATCGGTCATGCTGTTGAAGCGGTTTCCGGCTACGCGTTGAACCATGGTTTTGCCGTTGCCATCGGCATGCGTGCGGTTGCCGAGCTGGCGGTTCGCAGCGGCCGTGCCTCGTCAGCAACGGCTGAGCAGATTGAGGCACTGTTGCATCTCTACGGCCTGCCGGTGGCAATACCTGCTCAATACGATCGTGCAGCACTGCGGCAGTTCATGCGTGCAGACAAAAAGGCCAGCAATGGCCGCCTTGTCTTTGTACTGCCTGTTGCCCTTGGCAAGGTCGATATAACCGACCGGATCGATGAAGCAGCACTTGATGCCGTGTTGGCATAG